In the genome of Methanobacterium spitsbergense, the window AATGGACAACAAAACACGGAAAACATCAACAACCCCCAACAACTTGACAGCCCCATAATATCCTCATAATGTATTAATAAATGGATATTTGTTCATTTTCTTCTAATTTTTACATTAAAAACTAAAAGTTTTTATATTTAAACAGGTTATTATATGTCATATATTGGTTAGAAGAAATTTCAATCGAGGGGGATGTTATGGATAATGGATTTGGAATGAACATAGAAGTTAAAAGTAGACCAATAGACTGTAAAATGAACGCAAATAGTGCAACAAACTCAGCTAATTCAGCGTTATGTGACAGAACCGACTGTCCATCCTATGGTAAATGGTATTGTCCATTTACAGGCTGGTAATAATTTTATATTTTTTTTAAATTTCTTTGGTTTATTTATTTTTAATATCAATTTATTATAATCCAAATACACTTAAATAGCTTGATATATTAATATCCTTGAAGATAAATATGTTTATAGTTAAAATTACTTTATTTGGACTTTTGTTGGAGATTTAACATGAACACTAAAATTAACAATATTTTGGAGATAAGCAGATTGGCAGGTATTGCCATTGGAATATTTCTGGCTATTTATTGGGGAAACAACCCGATACAGCAGTTCAGTATAATAACAGCATTTGCTGTAATCTTTATTGCAGGTTTAACAGGTATTGAAAGTATATTCTTTGGTGAAAGTGCATCTGAGCAATCAGGATACACCGGTGGAAGGGGTTATCAACGACAATCTGGAGCAAATAACCTTGCACTTGCAATTACAGCCATACTTGTATATCTGTTAGGATGGGGTTACTTTGCTCAGCTAGCCATTATGTCAGTTTTAATAATATTCCTGGCCCTCTCTGGAACAAACCATGCGTACAGTGCTATTAAAGAAGGCAACCGCAGCATTAAAAATATGTCGCGTCCAATTATGACCATTGTATTTCTTGTAATACTTTTGTTCTTCATGCTAAATTCTATTTACTACCCTTTAACTTAGATAAGAACTGTAAAACCCAATGAATCTGGATGAACACATTACCATCCAAGTTTGGTTATTTGATTTCATTATTAGATGATAGATTTAAAACTGAAATTTAAATTGATTCATTCTCTTTTTTAAAGAAAAAATTTAATTAGTAACAGAGTTATAATGTTATATTACTTAAAAATAAATAGAGGTGGAATTGTATGGCAATTGAAAAAGAAATACAAAGCCTTGAACTGGATTTTGAAGATTCATATGAGTTATATGGACAATCTGTTTTAAAGGAGATTGTAGGTGCTGTAAAGAACGACCAAGAAATTGTTAAAATTGAAGTTTCTTCTGCAATTTTTATTTACCGTGAGTATATTGAAACAAAATATATTACTGTTGATGTTATTCCATTCCACCAGGTTCGAAGGTGTGCTGCCCTTCTAAAAGATGAGGAATAAATCACTAAATTAAATTAGTTAATTATTTTTTTACAAATTATATTATAATGATATGTATATTCAATTTATTTCCATCCCTTTTAATCAAAATTTTCTGATGTATATCAATACCTTTGTTTGACAATTAATTAGAAGAATTAATAAATAATGACAACATAATATGATTTGTTCTGGTGGCGGGGCAGAACTTAGGGCTCTGAGGGGTTCCCTAAAATAATAAAAATAGAATAATCTGACCGATTTAAGCCTTTTAAACTTAAAATAGGTATCTTTTTGTGATTAAACTCATTTAATCTCTGTTTTTTACATTAGAGGATATCTAAGTTAAGATCAAGATAATTATATGTGTAAATTAAAATAAATATTAATTCTATTTTTTTGTTTTTATTTATTTTACAATATTTTAGCTTTTAACATTTCTTTAGTTAATGAAAAATGTATATACACATAAAAATAATTTGATATATTCAAAACAAATACATTATAAATCTGTTTAAGATATCCAAGTGAACTACCCCTTCCTTTCGGAAGGAGCTTCTTCCTTCATTAAATCCACTAATGTGGTTTTTTTCAGAGAAGCTTTAATTTCCGTAGTTCCTACGGTACTGATTAGATTAAGTGTAGTATGCTTGGTTATCGCATACGATAATATTAATTATTGTTAAATTATTATTTATATGTAGTGGTTGGATTCATCCCCACCCTCACACATGGAGTATTCTCCAACATTAAGATAAAAATCCTAGGGAATGAAATAATGAAGTTTAAAAAATTATCACTCTTGATTTTAGTTGTTTTGATTATAATTGCAGGTGTTGTTGCTGTTCAATACTTTACTGGAGGTAATTCCCAGTCTAATTATAATTCCCAAACAGCGGGATCCGTTGTTTATATTGAAAATGGTGTTTCAGGCGTGGTTACAATCAATGATCCATTCCTTAACAGAAC includes:
- a CDS encoding DUF6790 family protein produces the protein MNTKINNILEISRLAGIAIGIFLAIYWGNNPIQQFSIITAFAVIFIAGLTGIESIFFGESASEQSGYTGGRGYQRQSGANNLALAITAILVYLLGWGYFAQLAIMSVLIIFLALSGTNHAYSAIKEGNRSIKNMSRPIMTIVFLVILLFFMLNSIYYPLT